The Actinomycetota bacterium genome segment CTTTAGAATCCTACTCAAAAGTGGGGGTGAAAGCAAAAATTTTAGTCTAAAACATCGATCTTTACTTGGTGTTTTAGAAATTAAACAGCCATTTTGTGAAAGGAGGGGAAGAAACCATGAAGATTCTTCGATGGCTTGGCTCGCTGGCCTTCGTGCTGGGGCTTTTTACCACAATCTTTATTGGGGCACCTTACATGATCTACCATGAAACCACATTACTCTGGTGGCTCAAGGCGGCAATATACTGCATAATAGGTGGTATCCTAGTGGTTTTGCTGACCGTAGCCGTTGAACAGCAGAAGGTCAAAACTCCGGAAAAAGAAGTGCCACCTGCTGAGTCCAGACATCCTATTTTGCTCCAGAACACTGCTGAGATTCCTGGACGAGAGATTACTGAAGTTTTGGGTTTGGTTAAGGGACACACGATCTTTGCCATCTGGCTGGGAATATTAGAAGAGTTTTAATTGCTGGTATGACCATTAATATATTGAGTTTCATCGTAGGTGCACTGAGTTTCAACTGGGCGTTTAGTTTCATATTTCAACTTGAACCCAAATATATCTGGAGATGGGTCTCTTTTGGGCTCATTTCTTTAAATCCCCGAATATTATCAATAACAAAAATGTGTATGGGTAATCCAGGTAGTTTCCGTGAAAGTAACGGGAGAAATATTGGAAGATGAAGAGCGTAATCAAATAACCCGTCAACACCATTGAAAGAGTATTGTAGCGATATTGTCTCCACAGAAGGAAGATCATTAGTGGAAACACTAGGAGGACATAGAATATCCAGAAGGGGAAATAATCCGTGGGCTTTACAAATTTGAGTGCGACGAGGGTTCCACCGATTCCCCATCCCCCCATGGGCCAGCTGATTTTGGCTCTTCCTGAAGGAAAATCGATCACATCGTCTTTAAAGCTCGCATAGTCCCAGGCAAGGAAGGGAGCCACAAAAATAAGAACGACTAGAAGAATGACCAGGACTTTTTTCATTAGCGAGGTTTTATTTTTTTCTTTGAATCGGTAGAGATATAGAAGGTAAAAGGGAATCAGCAACCAGGCAAATTGCTTGGTAACGAGGGCTAACCCAAAGGACAGCGCCGACAGCAAAAAATTTTTGATCTTTAAAGCGTAGATGGTCAGGATGAGCAATCCGATGAGCAATATGTCATTAACTCCCCACGATAGATAGTGCAAAAAATTGGGATTCAGTGCGAATAGGGTAACTAAGCACATTTTGTCGGAATAATCACGGGGGAATTTGAGCAAGAGAAAAATGGTCAGAAGATAAACCGCAAGATATATTAGGCGAAGGTCAAACCATCCAAGAAGAACTTTACAGGTGAGATAAAAAGGCAGGGGAAAGATAAAAATGAATGGAAGATAGACGTAGTGGGTGAGGGTCGTCGATTCCGGCCATTTATCCGCCCAGTGCTTCATGGGAGTTTGAAAATAATCTTCGGTGTAGGGATTCTTCCCTTGCAGGATCATCTTCATCGCTTCTTCCGTTTGAACCACTCCGTCGTGGCAAAATTTATGAGGTTGAGATTGAAGTCTTAATCCAATCCTCACGGCTCCGGGTAGGATGCCCACGAGTAAGATGAGTATTCCAAGCATACACATTTTCCGTTTAAAGGCATCCTTTTCCCTTATTTGCTCCTGGTTTCGAGCGATGACATCGAATAGTAGATAAATGATGGCAACCAGAATAGCTGCGGAGGGGAAGAGGAGGAGAAATTTCGGTTCGGTTAGAGAGATCACTGACTTGAGTTGGTGCAGATTGATGATGACGCACAGCAAGATGAAGAGAGCATCCTTCGATGGCAGGATATTATACCCCCTTTCATTGGGAGTCAATTCTTAAACTTTTAAAGCCAGTCTTCTCTTGCCCAAAAGTACGAAGACGATGAAGAAAAGGTTAAATAGAGCCGTTCGGTCCTAAATAGCCAAAAATCTCGCCTTTCTTGACCTCAAGGTTCAGATCAGCCACGCCCAGGGTTTTGCCATAGTACTTGGTCAAGCCCTCAGTACGAATCACTGTGGTCATTCTTGTTACTCCCTTTCTGTACAGAAATTGAAATCACTCTACAGCCTTCGTCGCCTCAGCTAAATCCATGCGGAAAATCCTTCTGATTGGCGGTATCTCCGAAAACGATTCCCACAGCTTCAACAATGTTTTGCACAGAGGTCTGCTCGTAGCCCTGCTTGTAAAACAGCTCTTTGGCTGCTTGCAATAACTCAATTTTACGTTCTTCCGGATATTTTACCACACGAGCCAATTGTGTCCTTCTTCTGTGAAGCTTTTGTTCGTGTCAACATTTAGTAGGCGAGTCTCCTAGCATAGATATCAACACGCAACTTGAATCCTTGATAGTTCACGTAAGACCTTAACCCATGGTCTTGAAGAATGTGGACCAACAAGTGCTGGCATGTGAGTTGTGAGCCAGCCTTCAGGATCTTCTTTTAGTTTAGATTGGATACGCTTTGCTGCTTTTAAGATATCTACAACCTTCTGTTTCTCCTCCATCCCTATCCTTTTTCTTGCCTCACCTTCCCTTGGCTCTTTTTTAACCTTTAGAATGGCCTCTAGTTTTTCAGCTGATCCCAAAATTGCTGCTTCATAGTAAGCGCTAACAGCTTTCTCATCATTTCCCAGCGCCCATTTCAGGCTTTTTAGGATATGGTATTTGGAAAGCTCGAAAACCGAGTTCGGAAAGCTATCTTCGGCCTGCTTAACCCATGAAGCTCCATCACCTCCAATAACAAAGTTTTCTATGGATGAAAGATCGTACTTTTGAGAAAGTGAGCTTGAAAATGCTTGCCAGAAGGATTCTCCTTCCTCAATTCCTGCATGAATGGTCTTTTGAACCAAGGAAAACTCTTTTCCCCGAGGCTCCCGCCTTCATAAGATATTGCAAGTTTTACCTCACATCGCCTCTCTTCTTCCTTCTGGAGAGCGATTCCAACTCCATCTGCCTCAATGAAGAGGCGATGTATTTCTCTTCCCTCCGAAGGGGGAAGTTCACCACTCTCAAAAAGTGAGACTCTTTCTTTTTCCTCCTCTTCTGCTTTAGCCTCTCCCACTTCTCTGATTAGGGTGTGAAGTTTTCCATGGCTTACACTTGTCCCTTTGGGAAGAAGGTGAGAGATTATATCGGCTGCCTCACGAAAAGTGGTGCGTGTTGCAAGAAGTGTACCTGCCTCCTCAAGAGATGCTGAAAGAATTCCTTTAAGATCTAACCTGACATGCTGATTTACCAGGCATGATAAATCTTAACTTAAAATTTTGTCTGTCTACCGACAGTAGACTTTTCATTCCATCCAACCCTAGGTATTGAAGAATCCTTCAAGGAAGGATAAATTTGAAATAAGATATTAACCTCGCAGGTAAGGACTATGAGGAGGTCTGAGTCCCATTTTGCATTTTTGCAGCAATTATGGATGAAAAAGATTTTCCCGAAATGATTAAAATCATTGCTCAGAATTATTGTGTGCGCCCTTGGTCCAAGAACCTATCTCCTTTTGAAGTAATCGTTTCCACCATTCTTTCACAGGCGACGGAGCGGCGGGGGAATATCAAAGCCTTTGAGAACCTTAAGGATAAATTTGAAATGACCCCGGAAAGCTTCCTTCAAGCCGATATCACTGAACTCGCGGAATGCATCCGTCCCGCTGGTCTTCATAGTGCCAAAGCTTCGAAGCTCAAAAGGCTCGCCGAAGTTTTACTCCATCAATACGAGGGTGATTTGATGAAGATACTACGGCTTCCAGAGGATGAGGCAAGAAAGGAGTTGATGAAATTACCTGGAGTGGGACCCAAAACCGCGGATGTGCTACTCAATTTCGTTGCCGGACGCGATGTCTTCCCCGTGGATACACACATCATAAGGATTGCCAGGAGATTGGGCATGGTGGGCAGGAAAGCCAGTTACGATGAAATCAAAAAGGCTTTTGAGAGGGTGATACCAGCGGGTGAAAGGCGAAGAGTGCACCTAGCTTTGATCGAATTCGGGAGAAATGTTTGCAGGGCGAGACCCAGGTGTGAGGCTTGCCCCATTTTCAGCTTCTGTGGGAAGCTAGGGCTTTGATTGGATACTTACCATGCGCGTCAATTTGCGAATTGCGTCATGAAAATTTAAATTTTTACGTAATTATCCCTGCTAAACAGGTAGTGAGGGGACTGTCCCCAAAGAGAGGGGGGATTTTTAGTGCGGATAGCTGAACTACTACAGAGCATTAAAAACCACCCGGATTTTGATCGAGTGGGCATGATCCTCTGTCACAATGGGGTAGTCAGAGGCTTCTCCAGGGATGGACGGAGGGTCACGGGAGTAAAGGTCGACGTCGATCACGAAAGGTTAGATGAGTTAATCAAGGAAATGAAAACTTGCCCTGGGATAACTGAGATCCTCGCGGAGGTATACGAAGGCAAATTATCCGTGGGTGACGACATCATGTACGTACTCGTGGCCGGCGACATACGAGACAATGTCTTTCCGGTTTTAAAAGAAACGGTCGACCGAATCAAGAAAGAGGTCCTTAAAAAAGAAGAGGATATAGCTTAAATTACAGAGAGTGCGGTGGAATTTATGCCGGAGCTACCGG includes the following:
- a CDS encoding helix-turn-helix domain-containing protein; the protein is MVKYPEERKIELLQAAKELFYKQGYEQTSVQNIVEAVGIVFGDTANQKDFPHGFS
- the nth gene encoding endonuclease III; the protein is MIKIIAQNYCVRPWSKNLSPFEVIVSTILSQATERRGNIKAFENLKDKFEMTPESFLQADITELAECIRPAGLHSAKASKLKRLAEVLLHQYEGDLMKILRLPEDEARKELMKLPGVGPKTADVLLNFVAGRDVFPVDTHIIRIARRLGMVGRKASYDEIKKAFERVIPAGERRRVHLALIEFGRNVCRARPRCEACPIFSFCGKLGL
- a CDS encoding molybdenum cofactor biosynthesis protein MoaE codes for the protein MRIAELLQSIKNHPDFDRVGMILCHNGVVRGFSRDGRRVTGVKVDVDHERLDELIKEMKTCPGITEILAEVYEGKLSVGDDIMYVLVAGDIRDNVFPVLKETVDRIKKEVLKKEEDIA